DNA from Phocoena phocoena chromosome 1, mPhoPho1.1, whole genome shotgun sequence:
ATAGAAAAAGGTGATTATAATCTCATGTAAGTGAGTATGAGGAGATATTCAAGGACCACATTTTATTTCAGAATGTTATGTGATTCTCCTTTCAGCTCTGTGGCTGTTGCATTTTGGGCTTTGGGATCTACCTCCTGATCCATAACAACTTTGGAGTGCTCTTCCATAAACTCCCCTCTCTCACGCTGGGCAATGTGCTTGTCATCGTGGGTTCCATTATCATGGTGGTTGCCTTCCTGGGCTGCATGGGATCCATCAAGGAGAATAAGTGCCTGCTTATGTCGGTGAGTTACTCTCACAGTTGATGTGGTGCCCTAAGTGGGGCGACATGATGCCTTGGCTTAAGCCACAAGCAAGATATTTTCTAGCAACTCACCTATTAGTGCAGGGAAATCATAGGAACATAAAATTGGCACCTCAGGTCAGTCCACTCTGTCTAGACCAGTAGTATTTTGTTCTTGACTGTGGTCCTAGGGATAGATAAGAGAGGGCATTGTTATCCTCCTTGACATCCATTTTACACTGTTAATGACGACCTTATCATTATAATTTGCCttcataacttttatttcttctttctttttcctatagatttcatcatttattttatttttaaaatttttattagagtatagttgattaacaatgttgtgttggtttccagtgtacaacaaagtgaatctattatacataaacatatatccactctttttttgtttttagattcttttcccatgtaggccattacagagtattgagtagagttccctgtgctatacagcaggttcttattagttatctactttatatatagtagtgtttctatgtcaatcccaatttcccaatttatctcCCCCCATTTCTTATTTATATCTGGTTGAAATCAACTGTCATCCATCTGCCTAAATCCTCCTCACATTAGTATATATTTCCAGGATCTGACTCAGAGTCACTAACTGATGGAAAATATAGTCTCTAGATTCTTCTGAGTGCTGTAACCCTCCTAAAATGGCAGAGGATGCTTACCTATCTGATATCTGCACTAGTTACACCATAGTTTGAGTGACCCAAATGGGTGAAGGCCTAGGCTGCAGATATTGAGGTCTAACATGAGAGATGCTAGAGCTTTTCACTTGCTCCCTGTCAGTTACCTATCCTAAGGAACACCTTTAGACTTAGGTTTTTCCTGTAAGATCTATGGAGGAAGAGCTCTTCATTCCTCTGGTGTGCTCAGAACAGAGCTCGGTATAACAGTGCCACTCTATCCATAAATATGGGTTCCCAATcacctttctttttcctcaagtCATGTGGTTAATCTTCTTTCCATTATGGGTGAACTGTTAAACTGGAGTCAAAAGATagaataagagggcttccctggtgacacagtggttaagaatccacctgccaatgcaggcgacatggcttcgagccctgctccagggaggtcccacatgtcgcagagcaactaagcccatgtgccacaactactgagcctgcactgtagagccctgcgaaccacgactactgaagcccatgtgcctagagcacatgctctgcaacaagagaagccactgcaatgagaagccggcacacagcaacgaagacccaacacagccaaaaataaattaattaattaaaaaagaaaacaaaagggggATAGAATAAGAAAGTCCTTGTTCTCAGATAGTTCCCAGACTAGTGGCAAAAGATGGAAGATTATAGACTTGGGAAAAAGGTTTTAAGTAGTCAAAATTTGTGTTGGggtaaaaaatgaaggaaagtgAATAagtgaaaatgtgttttctgttaaTTGTGATTGGCATAAGCACCTAGAGTTGGAGATAAATATGAGTTAAGATCATGATTAGAGCACATTTTCTCCCCATCTGTACAGGGCTCCTCTCAACCTCTAGCATTACCTTCCTCCACCCTAAAAAAGCCCTTTGCTTGCAGAAAGGACCAGGCCCCAAATTCTAAAGACACATGGTTCAGTTTACTGGTTTTTGCTCAGTTGTTTCAATAGGCTGATGCTAAAACTTCttcattgattcaacaaataGTGTTGCCTATTCATTATGCACATGGAGCTCAGTGGGCACAATGGGTAGAAGCACAATGGGAAGAAGAGAACAAAGTTTGAAGACAGCTGATCTGCCCTCTAGAGTCTTAGAGTATAGTTGtaggaaaagaacaaatattcCTCACAAAACAAGAGAAAGCTTATGAAGGCTCAAACAGGCAGGAACAGAACCTCCTGCACATGTGCAGAGACATGCCTGGATGCTCCCAGGGTGGAGTAGAAGTGGGGGAGGCATGAGGATCAGTGCTGTGAGCATCTCTCTTCTTTGCCCCAGTTCTTTGTCCTGCTGCTGATTATCCTCCTTTCTGAGGTGACCTTGGCCATCCTGCTCTTCGTGTATGAACAGAAGGTAAGTTATAGAGAATCAGACTCATTGTTGTATTGCTAAGAGTGGGTAGTGTGCAGTGGAGAAGAAATTGGCACAAAATAAGTCCTATAATAGAGTTAGAATCAAAGTAGAAGGATGAAGGAAAGAGGGATTAATTGCAattggggagagaaaaaaaatcatgaaggagATTGCATTTGAGTGctgttttgaaggatgaataggaagaACGGTAAAAAAGCAAGTTTATCTTCCTCCTATTTACCTATTTACTTTTCTCCATGTGTTTGGCAGTACAGAATATCTGTCTCAGTGCCTAAGAGAACTCATGCTTTGATTGTCcgttttcctcctttgtaaaaccaGAGTTCTGGAAGGACAAGAGACCACTGTGTACTTCTTCCTTCAATGCCATCTCATCCTCAGCATTTCTTCCTATATATAAGCTCCCTCCCCTCACTTCCTAGTTCTGAGGAGACCATTTGGAAGGGAGGAGCAGATGGAACCATTTTATTAGCCTACATTAGAAATTCGTTGTTCCTTGAACTCACTTGCTTTTTACAATGTCTT
Protein-coding regions in this window:
- the CD53 gene encoding leukocyte surface antigen CD53 isoform X2, which produces MGMSSLKLLKYVLFFFNLIFWLCGCCILGFGIYLLIHNNFGVLFHKLPSLTLGNVLVIVGSIIMVVAFLGCMGSIKENKCLLMSFFVLLLIILLSEVTLAILLFVYEQKGCYVKAKLWFHSNFLYIGIITICVCVIQVLGMSFALTLNCQIDKTSQVLGL